TTCCCTCCACCTAAACCCACAACCACATCACAATTATTTGCCTGAAATATTTCCTTCAGTCTGCTTATTTCAGTATTGGAACACTCACCATTGAATTTCTCGAACACCAGTTTTGCACCACTATCCTTGAAGCTTTCTTCAATGGTCCCCTTCGCGCTTGCCATAGCATTTGAACCGGCAATGAAGAAAAAAGTATTTCCCAAATGCGAAATATGATCCTTTATTCTGCTGAGTTCCCCGTCCCCCTGGATATATTTAACCGGTGATATCAATATCCTCGCCATTATTATTTTCTCCTTTCTTTTTAATCTTTTAACAATGCCTTGATTTTGCAAAAGTGTCGGAGGTTCTAGATTCGAGACGTCCGGGATAAAGCTGTAAAAGTATACCGCGAGATCTGGACAACGAAGAAAATGCGGCCTCCCAGACTTTCCCGAAGGGTAAAAATTGATCGATAATTTCCTTGATGCTGGACTTCACCCTATGAGAACGTTTATAAAACAAAACTCTTTTACTGTGTTCCGGACCCACGGATTTTTTTATTTCGGCCGTTGGCTCTTTCCAGGAGATGATTGATAAATTCGGGAATATTATAGATTTCCAGAGGCTGTTTCCGTAGCTTGGAATATCTCGTTTTGGCATTGGATAGATTTTGAACGCAGGAATTGCAACTGGTCAATAAAATATCCGCTCTGCATTCTATGGCCTCTTCCAGGCGGGCGCGAGCCAAAGCGATGGAGTTGGAGGGATAAGCTCCGCGCATACCTCCTCCCGCACCACAACAAAGGGAATCGCCCCGATTGTGAGTCATTTCAACATAGTCAGGTGTAATTTTTTGGATGATCTCCCGGGGCTCTTCATAAATTCCGGAATGTCGTCCCAGGTCGCAGGGATCATGGTAGGTCAACCGCTTTTCCGTAGTTACTCCGAAATCGATATCTTTCAAAAATTGAACCAGATGGACTACTTTGATATCTTTGGTTCTTAATATCTCGTATTGCGGCAGTCTGAAAGTCCGAAAGCAATAAGGACAGGCAGTAACAACCGTTTCTGCTCCGGTTAACAAAATCGATTGCAGGTTTTGATTAACCAAATTCTCATGAACGCGATACCCGACATCCTCCAATACACCGCTGCAGCAAACCTCGTCCAGCAAAGTGTAGTCGATGTTCAATCGATCCAGCAGTGCCAACGTCTGCCGGGTAGAATCTATACTTCGATAGGATCCGACACAGCCGATAAAAAAGACCACTTCGGCCTTTTTATTTTTTTCTT
This genomic interval from Deltaproteobacteria bacterium contains the following:
- a CDS encoding (Fe-S)-binding protein is translated as MDPRHRFIEKFGELVLKCSSCGYCQAVCPVFGLTLRPALNARGKMLVLKEVIEGTVALDQELVETLFQCTTCARCAKSCPAGVDVPEIIKQVRKDMVQLGAFHPAFQGLNEILLKQTNIYGEMIPPDFGQEKNKKAEVVFFIGCVGSYRSIDSTRQTLALLDRLNIDYTLLDEVCCSGVLEDVGYRVHENLVNQNLQSILLTGAETVVTACPYCFRTFRLPQYEILRTKDIKVVHLVQFLKDIDFGVTTEKRLTYHDPCDLGRHSGIYEEPREIIQKITPDYVEMTHNRGDSLCCGAGGGMRGAYPSNSIALARARLEEAIECRADILLTSCNSCVQNLSNAKTRYSKLRKQPLEIYNIPEFINHLLERANGRNKKIRGSGTQ